AGAAACCCATTCCACATGCTATAAAACCAGAACGGGCATCATCATCAGCAAAGAGAACAACCAGATCAGAGCACTGGAACCATTTACCGGTTTGGCAACAGGAGGAACATGGTATTCAAATGCCATCAATCAGTACCGGGATACGCTGAAGCATCATGTAAGAATCTATAGCATGATCGTTCCTACCTCTGCAGGTCTATACTGTCCGGAGGAAGCCAAGGAATGGATTCGCGATGAAGAGCCGGTCATCAATAATATGTATCAGCATCTGGAGAAAGGCGTAGAAATAGTAGATGTATATCCTGTACTCAAGCAACACGTGGATGAGAATATTTATTCCCGCACCGACCACCACTGGTCTCCATTAGGAGCATACTATGCAGCCCGTGAATTTGCCAGAAAAGCACAGGTAAAGGTTCCTAATCTGAACGATTTCGAAGAGCGTACCATCCATAATTTTGTGGGGAGTATGTATCATTACTCAAAGGACATCACAGTAAAGAACTCTCCGGAGAAATTCATTTACTATATTCCTAAAGACAGCAATTATGTCACCACCTATGTCGGACACAACATGGGTAAGAATAGGGTAGTAACGAGCCTCACAAACCCATTCACCGGACCATTCTTCATCAAATACAAGGATGGCAGCAGCAGTGCATATTGCACCTTCATGGGTGGCGATTTGCGCACAACGCATGTCAAGACAGACGTAAGAAATGGAAGAAAACTGATGATCATCAAAGATAGCTATGGCAATGCTTTGCCAGGATATCTCTTCGGTTCATTTGAGGATATTTATGTAGTAGATTTCAGATATTTCACAAAGAACATTGTGAAATATGTCAATGACAATCAAATCACAGATATACTCTTCGCCAACAACTTGCAGCATGCCTATGCAAAATCCACGGCAAGAGGCTTCGAACGAATGTTGCGCCAATAACGCAAATGAAGAAATAAATAGATTGTGATATTTAACTATTGCATTTAAAGTCATGAAACAGAATTATATATACATATCAATCATGAGTATGGTGTTCTTAGGATTCACCATCGTTTTCCTGTTCTTCCCTCGGAGCACATACTCTGCACTTGAAAAGAGAGAGCTTGCCAAATTTCCAAAATATTCACTGGAAAGTTTGAAATCGGGTGAATTTACCAAGAGCATCAATTCCTGGTTCAGCGATAGTGAACCTTACCGAGACATCTTCATGTCTATGAGTATGCAGGAAAAGGATCTCATCAGCATGTCTGTGGGTGAAGAAAAAGTGACCTTCCATGCATCAGCAGATGCCACCGAGACATCGGGTCTTACAGATGAAGAACTGGAAATGGGAGAGAGAAATGTAGGTAAATACAAGAATAATATTACGGCAGAAGAGAATGCCAAAATCGCCAACCGTGGTATTATCATCGTAGGTAAAGGAAAAGAGGTAAGAGCTTTGATGGCTTATGGCGGCAGTTCCAAGGGTGGTGTGGATTATGCCCAGTCAGCAAATGAATACAAGAAGGTATTCGGACCAAAGGTAAATGTATATTGCATGGTCATACCGACTGCAGTGGATTTCTATTGTCCTGATAAGGCAAAAGGATGCTCCAACGAAGAACGTCCAACCATCAACAACATCTATGCTCACTTAGACAAGGATGTTCATGCCGTAGATGTCTATACTGCACTGGGCAAACACGTGGCAGAAAACATCTTCCTCAGAACCGACCACCACTGGGCACCACTTGGAGCTTTCTATGCAGCCCAGCAATTCGCTAAAGTGGCAAAGGTTCCTTTCAAGCCGCTTTCAAGCTATGAAAGAAAAGTGGTACATGGATACGTAGGAAGTATGTATGGCTATTCTCATGATATTTCCCTGAAAAATGCCCCGGAAGATTTCGTCTATTATGTTCCAAAGAACGTAAAATACGAAACCTATTATACGGATTATAAAATCAACCGCAACTACGAGGTCATAGGCGAAGGCAAGCCATACAAAGGCATCTTCTTCTATAAGTATAAAGACGGCAATGGTGGTGCCTACTGTACCTTCATGGGCGGTGATACCCGAATTACCCGGGTGAAAACCAATGTCAACAATCATCGCCGCGTCATGATTCTGAAGGATAGTTTCGGAAATGCTCTTCCAGGCTACCTGTTCTATTCATTTGAGGAAATCCATGTAGTCGATTATCGATATTTCACCAAGAATATGC
This is a stretch of genomic DNA from Segatella hominis. It encodes these proteins:
- a CDS encoding DHHW family protein, with product MKRLYTFINTALFCSFCAQAMMAETHSTCYKTRTGIIISKENNQIRALEPFTGLATGGTWYSNAINQYRDTLKHHVRIYSMIVPTSAGLYCPEEAKEWIRDEEPVINNMYQHLEKGVEIVDVYPVLKQHVDENIYSRTDHHWSPLGAYYAAREFARKAQVKVPNLNDFEERTIHNFVGSMYHYSKDITVKNSPEKFIYYIPKDSNYVTTYVGHNMGKNRVVTSLTNPFTGPFFIKYKDGSSSAYCTFMGGDLRTTHVKTDVRNGRKLMIIKDSYGNALPGYLFGSFEDIYVVDFRYFTKNIVKYVNDNQITDILFANNLQHAYAKSTARGFERMLRQ
- a CDS encoding DHHW family protein; translation: MKQNYIYISIMSMVFLGFTIVFLFFPRSTYSALEKRELAKFPKYSLESLKSGEFTKSINSWFSDSEPYRDIFMSMSMQEKDLISMSVGEEKVTFHASADATETSGLTDEELEMGERNVGKYKNNITAEENAKIANRGIIIVGKGKEVRALMAYGGSSKGGVDYAQSANEYKKVFGPKVNVYCMVIPTAVDFYCPDKAKGCSNEERPTINNIYAHLDKDVHAVDVYTALGKHVAENIFLRTDHHWAPLGAFYAAQQFAKVAKVPFKPLSSYERKVVHGYVGSMYGYSHDISLKNAPEDFVYYVPKNVKYETYYTDYKINRNYEVIGEGKPYKGIFFYKYKDGNGGAYCTFMGGDTRITRVKTNVNNHRRVMILKDSFGNALPGYLFYSFEEIHVVDYRYFTKNMRKYVSDNKITDILFANNIFNAYSNKICKKYTKFLHQNGTILPSISSVSTSSKSTTADSTKKQKGTHTTPALNETLDAKKDSPKEQSSHHDATKKHDKQHDNQHVEKQKPESVPTESGDKQPAE